CCCGTACGCGCACCGCGGCGGAGGCCGAGCGGCTCGCGACCGCCGAGGGGCGGCGGCTGTGGCAGCGGGCCGTGGACCGCGCGCAGGGGCGCGCGGCCGGCCGCTCCGGGGACCTCAGCCAGGACGACGACCGTCCGCTGTACTGGGCGCGCCTCGGGATGACTCGGGCGCTGCGCGACTGGAAGCCGGCGTTCGCGATGACGGACGCGCGGCGGACGGCCCTGGTGGGGAAGCTGGTCGCGAAGGTCGAGCGCGGCTCGCGCGGGCAGGACTCCATCGAGCTGCCCCGGGGCGACCGGGGCATCAAGCGCGTCGTGATCACCGGCTTCGACCCCTTCCAGCTGGACTCCGACATCCGCCGCTCCAACCCCTCGGGCGCTGCCGCGCTCGCCCTGGACGGCACGACCGTGAACACGCCGACCGGTCCGGCACGGATCGAGGCGGCGCTCTTCCCGGTGCGCTGGGCGGACTTCACGGCCGGTGACGTCGAGCGCACATTGCTGCCGCACTTCGAGTCCGGGCAGCGGGAGGCGGACCTGTTCACGACGATCAGCCAGGGGCGGGACGGCCGCTTCGACCTGGAGCACACCAACGGCGCCTGGCGCGGCGGCTACCCGGACAACGTGGGCGCGTCCCGCACCGGGACCGTCCCCGTGCCGCCGGGCGTGCCGACCGTCCACCCGCAGCCGCAGTGGACGTCGACGACCCTGCCCTACGACGCGATCCTGGCCGCGAAGACCGGCCCGTACCCGGTGTACGACAACACGGCCGTCACGGAGATCCCGGCGGGCGGCACCGGGCCCGTGCACCGGCCCGCCGGGCCGACGCCGGGCTCGACGGCCCGCGAGGGCGGCGGGGGCGACTACCTCTCCAACGAGATCGCCTACCGGGCGACGCTGCTGCGCGACGCGCTGCGCCCGTACCTCCCGGGCGGCCATCTGCACACGCCGGTGCTGCGGTTCGGCGCGGGCAACACCGATCCCGCCACCGGGCGGATCACGGACCCCTCTTTCGTCCGGGACCGGCAGGCGATCACCGCGCAGATCCGGGCCTTGATCACCGTGGCGGCGGGTGGCGCCCCTCGGTCATGATGAACGCATGATCATCGCAGCGGCGCAGTTCACCGCCCGGCCGTGCGACGTCGACGCCAATGTCGCGCGCATGGCCGGGTTCGTCACCGAGTCGGCGGAGCGGGGTGCGGCGCTCGTCGTCTTCCCCGAGCTGGCCGTCACCGGCTACGAGCTGCCGGAGATCGTCGCCGATCCGGACCGGCTCGCCTTCGCCCCCGACGATCCCCGGCTGGACCCGGTGCGGCAGGCCTGCGCGGCGGCGGGGGTCGCCGCGGTGGTCAACTGCGCGGGGCGCACGGCGGCGGGGCCGACGATCACCTCGTACGTGTACGGGCCGGACGGCGCGCTGCTCACGCGCTACGACAAGCGGCACGTGACGGATACGGAGCGGGCCGCGGGCTTCGTCCCCGGCACGGCGGACGGCCGGTTCACGCTGGGCGGTGTCGCGTTCGGGCTGGCCATCTGCTTCGACACGCACTTCCCCGAGCTCGCGGCCCGCGCGGCGGCCGACGGCTGCCGGGTGCTGCTGGCGAGTTCGCTGTACTCCAAGGGCGTCGGCGCCGAGGAACGCGTGGCGGTCTTCCCGGCGCTGGCGAGGGACCACGGCCTGCACGTCCTGCTCGCCAACCACACGGGCCCCGCGGGCCCGTACGACGCCTGCGGCCTCAGTGCGGTGTGGTCCCCGGACGGCGGCGTACTGGCCGAGGCCCCGGCCACCGCGCCGGGGCTGGTGTCGGCGGACGTGCTCAGCTGACGGCGCGGTCCGAGACCCGACGGTCGTCGTCCCCGTCATTCCCGTCCTCCGGGGCCGCCTCGCCCGTGAGGTCGCGGGCGAGCAGCGTCGCGCCGGCGACCGCGCCGGGCATGACGAACACCGCGACGAACGGCACCAGGAAGAGCAGGGTGAGGGGCACACCGAAGCCGAGGGCGAGGAGCTTGCGGGAGCGCAGCAACCGCAGGCGCTCCCGCAGGGGGACGCGACGGCGCTGGAGGGCGACGGCGGTGAGTTCCTCGGTGAGGAAGAACCCGGAGACGCAGAAGCCGATCGCCGGAATGACCGTCTGCCCGATGACGGGCACGAAGCCGAGGGCGAAGAGCAGCACGCCCCAGACGGCCACCCTGAGGAGCACGGCGAGGCTCTCGCGGGCGGAGATCCACAGCTCGCGCCAGAGCGGCAGCCCGGATTCGTGGACGGTGCCGTCCTCGGACAGGTCGACCTTCTCGGAGAGCGACTCGTAGAAGGGCTGGCCGACGAGCAGCGTGACGGCGGTGAAGGAGATCAGCGCGAGCAGCAGGCTGCCGCCGAAGAACAGGACGGTCAGGCCGCCCCGGAAGAGGCCGAGCCAGGGCGAGCCCCAGCCGTCGGCGAAGGGCGTGGCCCAGCCGACGACGTCGTCCGCGTAGAGGACGAGCGCGACCATCGCGCCCGCGTATCCCACGAGCGTGATCAGCCCGGGCAGCAGTCCGAACCCCCACTGCTTCCGGTTCCGCCCCACCCAGCGCTGGCCCTTGGCCAGGTAGGTCATGCCCGCTACAAGATCTCGCATGGCGGCAAAGCGTAGCGCTTGCCGCGAGCGCCCTGACCTGTGCCGCCTGCGGCAGCGGGCGCCCTGCGGGCGCGTCCTCAAGCGCCGGACGGGCCACAAGCAGCCCGTCCGGCGCTTGAGGATGCCGCCTCAGCCCTCGAAGCTGACGATCATCTTGCCGGTGTTCTCGCCGCGGAGCATGCCGAGGAAGGCGTCCACGGCGTGGTCGATGCCCTTGACGACCGTCTCGTTGTACTTGATCTCGCCGGAGCGCACCCAGGCCGAGACCTCCTCGATGAACCGCGGGCGCAGCGCCTGGTGGTCCGAGACGAGCAGGCCGTTCAGGCGCAGCCGCTTGCCGATGACGAGGGCGAGGTTGCTCGGGCCGGGCGTCGGCTCGGTGGCGTTGTACTGGGCGATCGCACCGCACAGCGCGGCGCGGCCGTGCACGTTCAGGGAGGAGATGGCCGCTTCGAGGTGGTCGCCGCCGACGTTGTCGAAGTAGACGTCGATGCCGTCGGGGGCGGCTTCCTTGAGCTGCTCGGCGACGGGGCCGTTCTTGTAATTGAAGGCGGCGGTGAAGCCGTACTCCTCCGTGAGGATCCGGACCTTCTCGTCCGAGCCCGCGCTGCCGATGACGCGCGAGGCGCCCTTGAGCCTGGCGATCTGGCCGACGAGGCTGCCGACCGCGCCCGCCGCGCCGGAGACGAAGACCGCGTCGCCCTCCTTGAAGGAGGCGACCTCCAGCAGACCCGCGTAGGCGGTCAGGCCCGGCATGCCGAGCACGCCGAGGTAGGTGGAGAGCGGGGCCAGCTCCGGGTCGACCTTGGCGGTGTGCCGGGCGTCGACCACCGCGTACTCGCGCCAGCCGAGGCCGTGCAGCACGTGGTCGCCGACCTCGAAGCCCTCGGCGCGGGAGGCGATGACCTCACCGATCGCGCCGCCGTCCATGGGCTGGTCGAGCTGGAAGGGGGGTACGTACGACTTGACGTCGTTCATCCGGCCGCGCATGTACGGGTCCACGGACATGTGGACGTTGCGGACGAGGATCTGGCCCTCGCCGGGCTCGGGGACCGCGACCTCACGGAGCGCGAAGTCCTCGGGCTTCGGCCAGCCCTGCGGGCGGGCGACGAGGTGCCATTCACGGCCGGTGGTGGGCGTTGCGGACATGAAACGAAGCCTCCTAATGGTTCACCAACTAAAACAACCATGCGCCTCGATATTTCATGTTGTCAAGCAACCGGGTAGCCTGAGCCGTATGGTCCACCGAACGGATGCCCTGACCCTCGAAGTCGTCGAACTCATCGCGACCGTCGTGGCGCGCTACCACGAGGAGTACGAGGAGGCGGCGGCCAAGCACTCCCTGACCGGCGCCCAGGCGCGGGTGCTGGCGCTGCTGGCCGGCGAGCCGCAGCCCATGCGCCGCATCGCGCAGCAGCTGAAGTGCGAGCCGTCCAACGTGACCGGCATCATCGACCGTCTGGAGGCCCGTGACCTGGTCGAACGCCGGCCGGACCCCGCTGACCGCCGGGTGAAGCTCGCCGCGGCCACCGAAACGGGCCGGGAGGTCTCCGGCCGGCTGCGCGAGTCGCTGAACTTCGCACGCGAACCGCTGGCGGGGCTGTCGACCCAGGAGCGCGCGGTGCTGCGCGACCTGCTCAAGCGGATGCTCGGCGAGGACCCCGACGACCCGTACACCCGCCTCTGAGCGGTCACCGCGGCCCGCCGGGTGCCGCTCTGTGCCCGCGTCTATGCCCGCTCAGCCGGTCAGGCGCAGATCGCGGGCCGTGACGACGGTGCCCAGCCGGGGCATGTCGAGCGTCACCGACGCCCGGTGCTCCGCCTCGGTCAGGGCGCTCATCGCGTCCTCCACGAACACCAGCTCATAGCCGTGATCGGCGGCGGCGCGGGCGGTGGACTCCACGCCGAGGTTGGTGGCGATCCCGGTGAGGACGAGCGTCCGCACCCCGCGCTCCCGCAGCCGCGCGTCCAGCCCGGTGCCGTGGAACGCGCCGACGGCCCCCTTGACGACCTCGATGTCACCCGGTTCGGCGACACCCTCGAGCAGCGCGCTGCCCGGCGGCTGCTCCACCACCCCCGGCCGCTCCACCCGTACGACCGCGACCGGCGCCCCCGCCTTGCGGAACGCCCGCGCCAACTCCACGGATCTCTCCGCCACTTCGTCGCCGGAGCGCGGCGCGAGCGGAAGCGCCACGATGCGCTCCATGAGGTCGACGATCACCAAGGCGGTTCGCTGCGGGTCGATTTCGGTCATGTCCAGACCGTACCGGCCGGGCCGGTGACGCAGGCGGCCCACGGGCCAGCTCCGGGGTGACGGCGGGTAAAGCTTCGACGACATCCGCGGACGGGCTGCCCGGCCCCGGTCCTGATCACCCGTCAGCGTGGCTGGTTCCCGGCGGTCGGTGTCGCGATACCGCCGCGCTCGGCGACGAAGACCGTCGACCGGCGCCGGGATCCGGACGGGGTGCGCGACCATGCCTCCATGAGCTCAGCGCCCGGCCCCTCCGCCACCCCCGCCTTCGACCCGCTCGCGTTCCAGCTCGTGCTGCTGCGCCGGATGGCCGACCACCAGCCGGGCCTGGTCGAGGACGCCCTGCGCGAACTGGGCGTCGACCGCGCGCAGATGCGCGAGGCCAACCGCCGCTGGCAGGCCATGGCGCACTCCCCGCGCCGCCGCGCGGCGGGCGCCCGCTACCGTTCCGCGCTCGGCCCGCCCGAGACGGTCTCCGAGCGCCGCGTGGGCGACCTGACCTTCGATGCCCTGACGTGGCGCGTGCCGCTCTGGCCCGATCTGAGGTTCGAGGTGCTGACCGCGCCCGGCGGCGCGGTCTGGAACGAATGGCTGATCCGGGCCCCCGGCCTGCCCGGCCCGGCGCTGCGTACGGTCCGTGACCTGCGGCCCTGGGCGTGCACCGTGGACGAGGTGGCGCGTGCCTTCCCGCCCGCACGCCCCATGGAGGGCACGGCGCCCACCCGCTGGCGGCTGTCGTTCACGGCACCGGACGCCGCCGGGAAGCGCGCGGAGTACGTGGCGGAATTCAGCTGGGGACTGTTGCAGCGCGTCACACCCAGCGACCCGCCCGCCGTCTGAGGACACCGCCGCGAAGCGGTGGGGCGCGCGACACGGCCCCGCCCGTGCGAGGGCCCGCGTCTCGTCCTTTAGGGGGATGGCGAAGTGGCCATTCATCCGAGGCACGGGCGCGGAGCCACTGCCTAGCGTGGGCGGTGCTTCCTCACCCCGGATGGATACCCATGCCCCGCACCCGCCTGTCCGCCCTCGTCCTCGCCCTGCTGATGCCGGCGGTCGCGCTGCTGACCGCCTGCTCCCTGGGCGGAACCGCCGACGACAAGGCCAGCGGCACCCCCGCCTCGGCCGAGGAACCGGCCGGTGTCTCCATCCCCGCCATCGGCGTGCGGAGCCCGCTGATCCGCCTGGGGATGGACAAGGACGGGACCGTGCGGGTCCCGCCGCGGGAGAAGGGCATGACCGCGGGCTGGTACACGGGCGGCGCCCGGCCCGGCGAGTCCGGGGCGGCCGTCATCGTCGGCCACAACGACGCCCGCGACGGAAAAGCCGTCTTCCACGACCTGGACAAGGTCGGCAAGGGCACGGTCATCGACATCGAGCGCGGCGACGGCAAGGTGCTCCACTTCGCGGTGACCGGCACCGAGAAGGTCGGCAAAAAGGCGTTCCCGGTGAAGAAGGTCTACGGCAAGACCTCCGAGCGGGCCTTGCGCCTGGTCACCTGCGCGGACGACCGCGCCCCCGACGGACACCCCGTGCAGAACCTGATCGTCTACGCGTCCCTGCGGTCGTGAGACGGCCGGGGTGGACCAACCGCTCCCGGCCGCCGTGCGGCGGCCGGGAGCGGTTGGTCCGCAGTCGCTCGGCGGTCAGGCCAGCTCGGCCGAGAGCGTGATCGTCGTACCGGTGAGCGCCTGGCTGACCGGGCAGTTCTTCTTGGCGTCCTCGGCGGCCGCGACGAAGCCCTCCTCGTCCAGGCCCGGCACCTCGCCGCGCACGGTGAGGTGGATGCCGGTGATGCCCTCACCCGGCTGGAAGGTGACCTCGGCCTTGGTCTCCAGGCGGGTCGGCGGGGTGCCGGCGCCGGTCAGCCCGTGCGAGAGGGCCATGGAGAAGCAGCTGGAGTGAGCGCCCGCGATCAGCTCCTCGGGGCTCGTCTTGCCATTGGCCTGCTCGGCGCGGGACGGCCAGGAGACCGGGTAGTCGCCGATGCCGGACGAGTCGAAAGTGACGGTGCCACTGCCCTTGAGCAGTTCGCCTTCCCAGACCGTGTGCGCGGTGCGGTTCGTGGCCATACTGGCTTCCTCCTGCAAGAACGGTTCAAACGAGTCATATGAAGATCGGGACCCAACGTCCCGATCATCGTGCCGACGCGGCCCCCGCCCCGGTTCCGACACGCCCGGGAGACGCATCGGACGCGGTTTCGGGAGCGCCGTCGGGTATAGCGACGGCGGAGGCTCCGCTCCCGGACGCCCCGGAGCTCCCGGACGTCCCAGACGTTCCCGCCTTCCCGGACGTCCCGGCGGACGGCGTGTTCCAGGCCACGAGCGCCGGGCGCCCGTGCTCGGTGCCGATCCGGCTGACCGTCGCCGTGTCCAGCCGGAACAGCGCGCCGGCCGCGGGCGGCAGCCCGAGCCTACGAGCGGTCAGCACCCGGAGGAAGTGCCCGTGCGCGACCAGCACCACATCGCCGTCGTCCGCCGGCTCCAACCGCGACGCGATCCGTGCCAGCACGCGGTCGGCCCGTGCGCCCACCTCTTCGAGCGTCTCCCCGGGATGCCCGGCGGGCCCGGGGATCACCCCGTCGTCCCACAGATACCAGTCGGGCCGGGTGCGCTGAATCTCCGGGGTCGTCACGCCCTCGTAGCCGCCGTAGTCCCATTCCCGCAGGTCGGGGTCGGTGTGGATGTCCGTGAGCCCGGCCAGTTCGGCGGTCCGCACGGCCCGCCCCAGCGGGCTCGCCAGCACCAGGGACACCGTGCGCTCCGCGAGCAACGGCCGTAGGGCCGTCGCCTGCCCCTCGCCGACCTCGGTCAGCGGCACATCGGTCAGCCCGGTGTGCCGCCCGGAACGGCTCCACTCGGTCTCGCCGTGCCGGACCAGCAGCAGCTCACTCACCGTCGCGCCGCTCGCCGCCCTGACCGGCCTCCGCGTCCGCCTGGGCCTGCGCGACCGAGGCCCGTACCTCGTCCATGTCGAGCGCGCGGGCCTGCTTGATGACGTCCTCCAGCGCGGCCTCCGGCAGCGCGCCGGGCTGGGCGAACACCGCGATGTTGTCGCGCACGATCATCAGCGTCGGGATCGACTGGATCTCGAAGGCGGCGGCCAGCTCCGGCTGCGCCTCGGTGTCGACCTTGGCGAAAACCAGATCGTCATGGCGCCCGGCCGCTCCTTCGTAGACGGGCGCGAACTTCCGGCACGGCCCGCACCACTCCGCCCAGAAGTCGATGAGCACGAATCCGCTGTCGGAGACGATCTCGTCGAAGTTGTCCTTGGTGAGCTCCACCGTGCTGCCGCTCATCGCGTGCCTGCCTCTTCCGCTCGTCGTCCAGGGCCCCCGGCAGCGGCAACAGGGCGATGCTGCGTCGTATTCCTGGGCCTTGGCCCGGCGGGTGCACCTCCGCTGCACGGCGGTGCCCTCGAGCTCCCCCGGCTACCGCTGGGAGATGCCCCCAGCGGGCTGGTTCTGGGCTGAGCCCAGCCACATCAAGCCCGTCCGGCGATTGAGGACGCGCCCGCAGGGCGCTCGCCGCCGCAGGCGGCAAGACGGGCCTGCAGTCGAACGATCCGCCGGCCAGGCGCAAGGTATCGTCGGCCGGGGCCGTCCGGGGAGAGCCACGGCCGACGCGATCGTCATGGGGAGGACGCGGTGCCGGTGCCGCCCGGGCAGACGCACCTCGCCGCGCCCGGCGGGCCGGAGCGCTGGCGCACGATCGGCACGACCCACCACGTCCTCGGCGTCATCCACAACGTCACCTCCGCGACCCGCCTGCTCGATCTCCTCTCCGTCTTCGAGGGCGATACCCGGATACAGGTGCATTTCACGTGCACGGGTTCGTCGGCGTTCGACGGGGGAATGCGGGAATTCATCGCCGCGAGGGAAATGCCGTGCATTCCTTGGGGCGAGGCGTGCGAGCTGAAATTCGACCTCGCGGTCAGCAGCAGCCGCGGCGGGGAGTTGCAGGATATTTCCGCACCACTCATATGCGCCCCGCACGGTGCCGGATACAATAAAACACTCAGCCGGGAGCCGGGAGCCGGGAGCCGGGAGCCGGGAGCCTTCGGCCTGACGGACGAATGGCTGGTCCATGACGGCCGGTTGATCCCCTCCGCCATCGTCCTGTCCCACGACGAACAACGCGAACGCCTGCGCGACGGCTGCCCCGACGCGGTGCCCTTCGCCACCGTCGTCGGCGATCCGTGCGCCGACCAGCTGCGGGCCTCCACGCCGTTCCGGGACGCCTACCGGACGGCCCTCGGCGTACGCCCCGGCCAGAAGCTCCTGGTCCTGACGTCGACTTGGGGCCGGCGTTCCCTCCTCGGACACGGCGGCGACACGGTACGCCGGGCGCTGGCCGAGCTGCCGCGGGACGAATACCGCGTGGTGGCCGCAGTACACCCCAATGCCTGGCACGGCCACGGCGGTTGGCAGGTGCACACGTGGCTCGCGCCGTTCGTCCGCGCCGGGCTCGTCCTGCCCGTCCCGGAGACGGATACCTGGAAGGCCGCCCTGACCGCCGCCGACGCGTTCATCGGCGACCACGGCTCGGTCACCCTCTACGGCGTCGCGCTGGGCCTTCCCGGCCTTCTGGGCGCCTTCGACGAGGGCGTCGTGGCACCCGGCTCGCCGATGGCCCTCCTGGGCGGGCTGCTGCCGCGCGTCACGGCGGGACGTCCGCTGGCCCGGCAACTGGCCGACGCCGCGGCCACACAGCCCGGCGACGCACGGCTGGCCGAGGTGGGCGGCCTGGTGACGTCCCGTCCGATGCGGTCGATGGCCCTGCTGCGCGGCCTGTTCTACGAACACCTCGGGCTGCCCGAACCGGCCGATCCGGCAGTCGTCCGGCCCGTCGCCGTCCCCCGCCGCCCGCACGACCGGCGCCGGGACCCGGCCCCTCCCCCGGTGTTCGTGACGGCTCACTTCGAGGAGCACGGCGTGGGCGCGCCGACGGTCACGGTCCGCCGCTACCCCGCGGCGGTGCAGGGCGCCGAGGCCGGGCACCTTCCCGACCCCCACCTCGTGGCCGCCGAGGGAGAACCGGACGTCCGCTGGCTGCACACGGCGGATATCCTCCTGGCCCGCCCCGCCGCGACGGAACGGCCGACGAGGGAGGTCGCGGGGCCGCTGTTCGACCGGTATCCGGGGTGCGGGGTGGTCGCCGTCCCCGGACCGGACGGGCTGAACGGCGACTGCGGTCTCGCCCTGCGCGACGGCCCGGAGCTCACGGCCCGCTGGCGGGACGCGCAGTGGTGGACGACACCGCAGACGGCGGCAGCGGCCGCCCACGCCTGCCTGTCCCGGTTCGGCCCGGCCTGGGAGGGCGGGATCACCGTCCGCACGGGAGAACACCTGCCACCCGCCGTGCTGACGGTTGCCGCCGCGCACCGCAGCTGACGGGGCCGGGCCCGGCGGGGGCGGCGGCCTCTCCGGGGGAAGCGCCACCGGCCGGACTGCCGCGCGGAGGCGGCCGCCGGCAGGGCTGCCGGGTGCGGAAATGCCGTGACCACGTGGTCGGCGCGAAGCGGCCGCCCGGCAGGACTGCTGGGTGACGAAACGCCGAGCCCGCGTGGCCGAGGCGAAGCCGACGCCCGGCAGGGCTGCCGGGTGAGCAAACGCCGAGCCCGCGTGGCCGACGCGAAGGCGCCTCACCGCTCGAGGCGAGGCCCCGGTCGGCGCCGGCAGCACCCACGCCCTCTACGAACCGGCGTCAGTCGCGCCGCCGGCAGAGGCCCCATCAGCGGACGCTTTTCCGGCGGCCGCACCGCCGCCGGCTGTCCCGTCAGCGGCTGTCCCGTCGGCGCTCGCCTCACCAGTGGGCTCGTCACCAGCAGCCATCCCATCGCCGGCCGTGTCAGCGGCTGCCGGGTCAGCGGCAGTCGTCCCACCAGCAGCCGTCCCGTCGGCAGACGTCCCACCGGTGGGCGCCCCACCACCGGCAGACGCACCGCCGCCAGCCGCCCCACCATCGTCGTCCCGCGCGGCCAGTCGCAAACGCACTGCCGCCGCCTTCACGCTGCCGATCCCCCTGTACGTCTCCAGCGCCACGCGCCACTCCCAGCGGGCGCCCTCGGGGTCGCCGCTCGCGGCCAGGACGTCGCCCCGCAGCAGCACCGCGTCCGCCCGCTCCTTCGGGGCGACGCGGGGCGGGAACAGGGTCATCGCCTCGTCGAGGCCCGCCAGCGCCTCGTCGGGGCGGTCGGCCCGCAGGCGGGCTTCCGCGTAGCGGGTGAGGGCGCGCGCCTCGTTGTAGCGGTCCGGGCGGGGGACTGCGGGGTCGTGGCGGTCGGTCAGGGCGGCGAACAGGCGGCGGGCGTTCAGCAGCAGCCGCGCCGCCTCCGCGTGGTCGCGGGCGGCGCTGTGGGCGCGGCCCCGGTGGTACTCCAGCAGCGCGCGCCCCCGTGGGTGCTCGATGTCGCCGAGCGCGGTGGTCGCCTCCCGGAACAGGGCGATCGCGTCGTGGGGGCGGCCTTCCCGGAGCGCGAGCTGCCCCAGGCCCTCCAGCGCGGAGGACGCGGTGCGCGCGTGCCCGATGCCGGCCGCCAGGGCGCGCGCCCGCTCGTAGTGGTGCCGCGCGGCCGCGTTGTCGCCGTCGCCCGCGCGGTCGTACAGCGCGAAGGCGGTCTCGTAGTGCATCCGGGCCAGGACGAGGTCGTCGCGCAGCCGCCCGGCCGCTTCGAGGGCCTGCTCGCACACGCCGATCCAGCGCGTGTGGTACTTCCGGCGGAAGAAGAAGCCCCGCAGCGCCTCGGCGAGTTCGCAGGTGAGCCGGTCACGGCCGGTGCGGGCGGCGAGCGCGACCACGGCGGCCGCGTTCTCCCCGTCCGGCTCCAGCGCGTCCAGGGCCGCCCCCTCGTTCTCGAAGACCGCGGTCGGCAGGCCGCCCGGGGCGAAGCGGGAACCGAAGCGCCAACGGTCGGAGACGAGGGCCTCGGCCGCCGCGGCCCGCTCCAGGTACCAGTCGATGATCACGTCGGCGGCCGTGTCGGACGAGGGCGTGTCGGACGAGGGCGTGCCGGACGACGGTGTGCCGGACGGGGGCGTTTCCTCCAGCCGCCTGCGCGCGTAGGCGTGGACCAGGCCGTTCATGCGGTAGCGGCCGGCCGTGGAGGGCTCCAGCAGCCGTTCGTGGACGAGGGTCCGTAATGCCTTGGCCCCCTCGCGCCCGTCGCCTCCCAGCCGCTTCACCAGGTCGCCCGCGAACTCGCCGGTGGGGTGTGCGCCGAGCATCCGCCAGACCGCCGCTGCTCTCTCGTCCAGGCCGGAGTAGGCGACGTCGAGGACCTTGGGGTAGGGGATCTCGTCGGCCACGGACAGCGCCTCCCATACGGTCTGCGGATCAGTGAGCTCGTCGGCGAGCTCGCGCAGCGCCTCCGCCCCTTCCGCCGCGCGCACGCGCGCGATACGCACCGCCAGCGGCAGCCCGGCGCAGGCGCGGATCACTTCACGGAGCGCCTGCCCGCCGTCGTGCCCGCCCTCGTGGCCGCCGTCCGGGCCGTCCTCGGCGACGGGGCCGAACAGCTGCGCGCAGGCGTCGTCGTCCAGCGCGTCGAGCGTCACGTAGTCCGGGCCGGGCTGCGTGACGCTCAGGCCGGTGAGCCGGTTGCGGCTGGTGACGACCACGACACTGCCGGGCGCCCCGGGCAGCAGCGGGCGGACCTGGGCGGGGACGACGACGTTGTCGAGCAGCATCAGGCTCGGCTCGTCGGCCGTCAGGGACCGGAAGTACGCCGACAGTTCGGCCAGACCGGCGGGCCGCTCCTCGCGCGGGGTGCCCAGCTGCCCGACGAAGGTCTCGAGCACGCTCACCGGATCGACCGGGGAGCGCGGGCCCTGGGGGCTCATGTCCGCGTAGAACTGGCCGCCGGGGAAGTCGTCGCGCACGTCGTACAGCCAGCGCAGCGCGACGGCGGTCTTGCCGATGCCCGGGATGCCGGTGATGACGACGAGCCGCGGGGCTCTGCGGCCCTCCCGTCCGGCCAGCAGCGCGTCGAGCTTCGCGCGGGGAGCGGCGCGGTCGACGAATTCCTCCGGCTCGGGCAGCAGCATGCGGGGCGTGCGGACGGGAGCCGCCTGCCCCCAGTGCACGTTCTGCGCCTGGATGACCGTTCCCGTGAAGGTGCCACCGGAAATGTCGTTGCCGATGAAGTCCACGCACCCCGCCCGTCGTCGTTCCGGCCACGAC
The window above is part of the Streptomyces syringium genome. Proteins encoded here:
- a CDS encoding NB-ARC domain-containing protein, which produces MDFIGNDISGGTFTGTVIQAQNVHWGQAAPVRTPRMLLPEPEEFVDRAAPRAKLDALLAGREGRRAPRLVVITGIPGIGKTAVALRWLYDVRDDFPGGQFYADMSPQGPRSPVDPVSVLETFVGQLGTPREERPAGLAELSAYFRSLTADEPSLMLLDNVVVPAQVRPLLPGAPGSVVVVTSRNRLTGLSVTQPGPDYVTLDALDDDACAQLFGPVAEDGPDGGHEGGHDGGQALREVIRACAGLPLAVRIARVRAAEGAEALRELADELTDPQTVWEALSVADEIPYPKVLDVAYSGLDERAAAVWRMLGAHPTGEFAGDLVKRLGGDGREGAKALRTLVHERLLEPSTAGRYRMNGLVHAYARRRLEETPPSGTPSSGTPSSDTPSSDTAADVIIDWYLERAAAAEALVSDRWRFGSRFAPGGLPTAVFENEGAALDALEPDGENAAAVVALAARTGRDRLTCELAEALRGFFFRRKYHTRWIGVCEQALEAAGRLRDDLVLARMHYETAFALYDRAGDGDNAAARHHYERARALAAGIGHARTASSALEGLGQLALREGRPHDAIALFREATTALGDIEHPRGRALLEYHRGRAHSAARDHAEAARLLLNARRLFAALTDRHDPAVPRPDRYNEARALTRYAEARLRADRPDEALAGLDEAMTLFPPRVAPKERADAVLLRGDVLAASGDPEGARWEWRVALETYRGIGSVKAAAVRLRLAARDDDGGAAGGGASAGGGAPTGGTSADGTAAGGTTAADPAAADTAGDGMAAGDEPTGEASADGTAADGTAGGGAAAGKASADGASAGGATDAGS